Within the Bradyrhizobium ottawaense genome, the region CTGCGCGGCATCCTTCAGTGAGTAACAACCGCCTACCCAAAACATTCGGTCAACTTATCCTAAACGTCGTCGGGCCCTGCCGTCGCCGATCCACATCCACTTCGTTCATCGCCCGAGGAATACCGCCTTGCGTTTTTCGACAAAGGCGAGCAGGCCCTCACGCCCATCATTGGTCTCGAACAATCCGGTTTGGCTTGCACGTTCGCGATCAAGCGCCTCGTCGAGATGAGTGAGGGTCGTGGCTGCGATCGCCTTCTTCGTCGCGGCCAGTGCCCGCGTAGGACCGGTCCGGATCCTGTCCACCAGGACGCGCAACTCGTGGTCATAGTCGTTATCCGCCACCGACTTATAGATTAGACCGAGCTGTGCCGCCGCGTCTGCGTACAATCGCTCGCCCAACATGACCATTTCGTTCGCCCGGGCGCGGCCGATCGAGGCAGCGAGGAGTTCGGTCGATCCGCCGTCCGGCATCACTCCGAGATTGACAAAAGCCATCAAGAAGTAACTGGAACGCTTGGCCACAGTGAGGTCGGCCGCCACGGCGATAGAGCACGCCATCCCCACCGCAGGACCGTTGACACCGCTGATCACCGGTTGGCGCGCGCGGGTGATGGCGCGCACCAATCGATGTCCGCTGTCGACCATCTCGATATTGATGCCGCTGACGTCGCCTCCGGAACTGAACGCGCGGCCGACGCCGCTCAAGACGATGACGCGAACTTCGTCCGTGGCTGTCTCAATCGCCTCGGTCGCAGCGTCCAGCATCGCGATGTTGAAGGCATTAAGACGCTCCGGATTATTCCATGAAATGGAAAGGACACCATCCGCGACATTGATGATGATTGGCAACTTCATGTCGATGCTCCAGTAAGGCAGCTATTCTTGATGCACGTCTCGCGGGCGTGTCGTGAGAAATGATCGTCACTGATTGATGATGATTACACCGTGAGAACAATTTTACCGACTGCGCGACGTTGGTCGATTTCACGCAACGCGACTGCCGCGTCATTTAGCGCGTAGGTCGCGCCAATGACCGGTTTCAGGGTGCCGCTCCGCACATGCGGCATGATCGCCTCCCACTCGGCCTGCAGATGTCTGTGCCGCTCAGGCACGAAGCCAACACCGACTACAGAGATGTTGTTCAGCAGCAAGCGGTTGACCTGGACAGTCGGAATTTCGCCGGAAGTAAAACCGACGACGAGAAGACGGCCGCCTTCCTTGAGCGTTCGGAGAGAGTCGGTAAGACGGTTACCCCCGACCGGATCGACAACAATATCCACGCTTCCAAGCTCCTTGACGGCACCGCTAAAGCCGTCAACCAGAACATACTTGTCCGCGCCGGCTGCAATCGCTGCCGCGCCCTTTTCGGGCGTTGACGTGACGGCGATGACGCGACTTGCTCCGAACGCTTTGGCGATCTGGATTGAGGCGGTGCCGATGCCGCCGGCGGCACCCTGCACCAACACTGACTCTCCCGGCGCCATGCCACCTCGTTCGATCAACGCGAAATAAGCCGTCAGATAATTTAGTGGAAGCGATGCCGCTTCCACA harbors:
- a CDS encoding enoyl-CoA hydratase-related protein, with product MKLPIIINVADGVLSISWNNPERLNAFNIAMLDAATEAIETATDEVRVIVLSGVGRAFSSGGDVSGINIEMVDSGHRLVRAITRARQPVISGVNGPAVGMACSIAVAADLTVAKRSSYFLMAFVNLGVMPDGGSTELLAASIGRARANEMVMLGERLYADAAAQLGLIYKSVADNDYDHELRVLVDRIRTGPTRALAATKKAIAATTLTHLDEALDRERASQTGLFETNDGREGLLAFVEKRKAVFLGR
- a CDS encoding NADPH:quinone oxidoreductase family protein, encoding MQTQIQSKMGEIMKTMQITSLDGPDAMEFADVAAPVAGSDQVLIKVHAAGASFPQLLQTRGLYHVKPPLPYAPGCEVAGEIVSAPKGSRFAPGDRVAALPMIGKIPMIGGFAELAVATADMTFALPKEISFVEAASLPLNYLTAYFALIERGGMAPGESVLVQGAAGGIGTASIQIAKAFGASRVIAVTSTPEKGAAAIAAGADKYVLVDGFSGAVKELGSVDIVVDPVGGNRLTDSLRTLKEGGRLLVVGFTSGEIPTVQVNRLLLNNISVVGVGFVPERHRHLQAEWEAIMPHVRSGTLKPVIGATYALNDAAVALREIDQRRAVGKIVLTV